The following coding sequences lie in one Cronobacter universalis NCTC 9529 genomic window:
- a CDS encoding YacC family pilotin-like protein: MRKVVRLMFLGCLLAFSTNSFALSESEAEDMADLTAVFVFLKNDCGYQNLPNGQIRRALVFFAQQNQWDLSNYDSFNMKALGEDSYRDLSGIAIPTAKKCKALARDSLSLLAYVK; the protein is encoded by the coding sequence ATGAGAAAAGTAGTCAGGCTAATGTTTCTGGGCTGTCTGTTGGCCTTTTCCACTAACAGTTTTGCGCTCAGTGAATCAGAAGCGGAAGACATGGCCGACCTGACGGCTGTTTTTGTATTTCTGAAAAATGATTGTGGCTACCAGAACCTGCCGAACGGGCAGATCCGCCGCGCGCTGGTCTTTTTCGCCCAGCAGAATCAGTGGGATTTAAGCAATTACGACAGCTTCAATATGAAGGCGCTCGGCGAGGACAGTTACCGCGATCTGAGCGGCATCGCTATTCCTACCGCTAAAAAGTGCAAAGCCCTGGCGCGTGATTCGTTAAGCCTGCTTGCCTACGTGAAGTAA